TCGGGCGGCGCGGCGGTGAGGATCATGTCGGCGGTCAGCGTGGCCGCCATCAGGACGCCGGAGGCCAGCGCCGACACGGCCGTCACGAACAGCCACAGCGGAGAGTCGGCCCGCAGCGCCGCCAGCAGCAGCGACCCGCCGGCGGCGACGAACAGGCCCACGGCCAGCGCGTGCCCGGGACGCGTCCGCCGCGCCAGCGTTCCCGACAGGGTGACGCCCGCCACGATGGCCGGGACCACGGCCAGCGACCACAGCGCGGCGGCGAAGGGCCGCATGTCCAGGACGAGCTGAAGGTACTGGTTGGTGTGGAGCGATCCGCCGATGAAGCCGAACATCACCACGATGTTCACCGCGAGGGAGGTGCCGGACGTGCGGTGCCGCAGCAGGGCCGGCTCGATCAGCGGGGCCGCGGCGCGGCGCTGCCGGTGGAGGAACACGGCGCCGAGGAGGAGCCCGCCGCCGAGGCAGAGCAGGGGGAGGGGCGCGACCCCGCCGACCGCCGTCTCCTTGACGCCGTAGATGACGGCGATCACGGCGGCCAGCGACAGCAGCGCGCCGGACACGTCGAAGCGGCCGGGGGCGGGGACGCGGAACTCGGGGAGCAGGACCGGGCCGAGGACGAGCAGCAGCGCCATCGCGGGCACGTTGACCAGGAACGCCGAGCCCCACCAGTAGTGCTCCATCAGGAAGCCTCCGACGATGGGGCCGATCACGGCTCCCCCGGTCATGCCGCCGGTCCAGATCGCGATGGCGGACTTGCGCTGGAGCGGGTCGTGGAACATGGTGCGGATCAGCGCCATCGTGGACGGCATCAGCGTGGCCCCGGCCAGGCCCAGCAGCGCGCGGGCCGCGATCAGCGCCTCGGCGCTGCCGGAGTAGGCGGCGGCCACCGAGGCGGCGCCGAACGCCCCGGCTCCGGCGATCAGCAGCCGGCGGCGGCCGATCCTGTCGCCGAGGGCGCCCATCGTGATCAGCATGCCGGCCAGCACGAACCCGTAGATGTCCATCATCCAGAGCTGCTGGGTGCCGGTCGGGGTCAGATCGGCGCTGATGAACGGCAGCGCCAGGAACAGCACGCTGAGGTCCATCGAGACGAGCAGGCAGGGCAGCACGAGCACGGCCAGGCCGATCCATTCCTTGCGGCCGGCCCTGGCCGTGGTGCCGGTGACGTCCGGTTCCGCCATGTCGGGAGCTCTCCTTCGGGGTGCGGCGGGTCGCTGTCCCGCACACCCTCGACGGGGGCGCTGACCGTGCGCGCACCGGACGCTGACCGTGCCGGGCCGGGTCTCGAACCGGTCAGACCCGCGTCAGACCCGCGTCAGGCCCGCGCGGTCTCGGGCGCCGGGGCGTCGGCGGGGGCCGCGGCGGGCGGGGCGCCGCGCAGGACGGTCAGGGCCAGCACCAGCGAGGCTAGCAGCAGGCCGGTCGCGACCGTGAAGGCCAGGTGGAACCCGCCGGTCAGCGCGGCGGCGCGCTCCGCGCCCCCCGCGAGGGCCGTGTCGGTGGAGGCGGCGGCGATCGTGCCGAGGACGGCCAGGCCCACGGCGCCGCCGACCTGCTGGGTGGTGTTGAACAGCCCCGAGGCGAGCCCGGCGTCGTCGGGACGCGCGGCGGACATGGCCAGGGTGGTGAGCGCGGTGATCGCCAGGCCGAAGCCGGCGCCCGACAGCATGGTGGGCAACAGGTCGGTCACGTAGCGGGCGTCGGCGGCGGGCAGCCGGGTCAGCAGGCCGATGCCCACGGTCAGCAGCGCGAGCCCGGCGACCAGCACCCGGCGCTCGCCGAACCGGGCGATCAGGGGGGCGGCGACGAGCAGCGTGACCACCGCGATCGCCGCGGCGCAGGGCAGCATGGCGAGGCCCGTCTCCCCGGCGCTGTAGCCGAGGACGTTCTGCATGTAGAGGGCGATGAGCACCTGGAAGGAGAACAGCGCCGAGACCATGAGGGCCTGGATCACGTTGGCGCCGGTGACGTTCCTGGAGGCGAACACGCGCAGGGGGAGCAGCGGCTTCTCGGCCCGGGCCTGCCGCACGACGAAGGCCGTGAGCAGGACCGCCGACACCGCGCCGAAGCCGAGGGTGTGCGCGGAGGCCCAGCCGCGCCCCCCGGCCTCGACGATCGTGTAGACGCCCAGCATCAGCCCGGCGGTGACCAGCGCGGCGCCGAGGAGGTCGGCGCCCGCGCGCAGGCCGAGGCCGCGGTCGGCCGGCAGCACCCGCACGGCGAGCACGATCGCCAGCACGCCGATGGGCACGTTGACGAAGAAGATCCAGTGCCAGCTCAGGCCCTGGGTGAGCACGCCGCCGAGCACCTGGCCGAGCGAGGCGCCGCCCGCGCCGACGAAGCTGAACGCGCCGAACGCCTTGGCGCGCCCGGCGGGCTCGGGGTACAGCGTCACGATCATGCCGAGGCTGACGGCCGAGGCCATCGCGCCGCCGAGACCCTGCAGGAACCGCACGGCGATGAGCATCTCCGGCCCGCTCGCCAGCCCGCACAGCGCGGAGGCGGCGCTGAAGATCGCGAGCCCGGCCACGAACACGTGCCTGCGGCCGACGAGGTCGCCGAGCCGTCCGGCCAGCAACAAAGAACCGCCGAAGGCGATCATGTAGGCGTTGACGGTCCAGGTCAGGCCGGAGGGGGTGAAGCCGAGGTCGCGCTGCATGGCGGGGAGTGCCACGGTGACGATCACCCCGTCCAGGACGATCATCAGCATCCCGGCGCACAGGATGGCGAGCGCCAGGGTGCGCGAACGCGCGGAGGTGGACATGTCTCTCCTGTTCGGTAGAACGACAGAAGAGACCGTAGCAGATACTCTGCTAACAGACTATCTCTCAAAGGATCACTTGCGCGATTGGCGCGGCCTCCGCACCGGCCTGTCGCACTCGACGGGCTTGGCCAGCTCGCCGTCGACCAGGCGGGCCAGCGCGTCGACGAACCCCTGCCGCTGGTCCTCGGGCAGGAATCCCAGCACCTCGGCGTGCACCCGGTCGACGATCTCCTGGCCGCGCCGCACGTTCTCCTCGCCGAGAGGCGTGACCGCGACGATGCGCGCGCGCCGGTCGGTCGTGGACGGGCGGCGCTCGGCCAGGCCCTCGCGCTCCAGCTCGTCCACGGTCACGACCATGGTCGTCTTGTCCAGGTCGGTCATCTCGGCGATCTGGATCTGCGTGCGCTCGGCCTCCATGGCGTGGAACAGCACGCAGTGCGCGCGCGGCGAGCTGCCGATCTCGGCCAGCGCGGCGGTGAGCCGGGTGGTCATCACGTGGGCGGCGTGCGCGAGCATGCCGGTGAGGTCGCGGACGGTTCTGGAAGGCGCGGGCGTGCTCATGCCTCCGAGAATACGTCAGGTAACGGATAGTTTTGTAGCGGGACTAGTCTGCCGGCGTGTTCGCCCGCCCGCACGCCTGGGGCCTTTCGCGCGGGCGGCACGGCGCCCTGACAGACTGGCGGTCGTGACCAAGCTCGATCGGTTCACCGCGAGTCGCCCGCGGCTGCTCGGGCTGGCCTACCGCATGCTCGGCGAGGCCGCCGAGGCCGAGGACGTCGTACAGGACGCCTACCTGCGCTGGGAGAAGAGCGGCGAGGTCGCCGTGCCGGACGCCTGGCTGACCAAGGTGGTCACCAACCTGTGCCTGAACCGCCTCACCTCGGCCCGTGCCCGCCGCGAGTGCTACGTGGGCACGTGGCTGCCCGAGCCGGTCCCCACCGGCGACGGCGCCCTCGGCCCGCTGGAGACCGTCGAGCAGCGCGAGTCGCTGTCGTTCGGCATGCTCCTGCTGCTGGAGCGGCTCACCCCGCCCGAGCGCGCCGCCTTCGTCCTGCGCGAGGCGTTCGGCCACGGCCACCGCGAGATCGCCGAGATCCTCGACGTCGACGAGGCCCACGCCCGCCAGCTCTACCACCGGGCACGCGCGCACGTCGGCGAGCCGCGCAAACGCTTCACCACGACGCCGGAGGAGACCACCCGGATACTCGAGCGCTTCCTGGCCGCCGCCGCCCGGGGCGACGTGGCCGCGCTGGAGCGCATGCTCGCCGAGGACGCCGTCTCCTGGGCCGACGGCGGCGGCAAGGCCCCCGCCGCGCCGCATCCGATCGCCGGGCGCCTCCGGGTGCTGCGCTTCGTGCTCGGCGTGGCCAGACGCCTGATCAAGGAGCGGGCCGAGGCGTCGATCGCCATGGTCAACGGCGGGCCCGCCCTGCTCTCCTGGCACCAGGGCACGCTGATCGCCCTCACCGTCCCCGAGTTCGCCGACGGCCGGGTCACCGCCCTGCGCACGATCACCAACCCCGACAAGCTCGCCTACGTCGCCGCCCGCACGCGGTGACCGCGGTGTGACGGGGTTCACACCCCGCGGGTGTCACGGACGCTCCCTCTCGCCGGTTCAAGACGCGACGAAGGGAGAACGACATGTCACCTCACATCGTGGTCCTCGGGGCGGGCTACTCCGGGCTGGTCGCCGCGAAGCTCCTGGCGGCGGAGAGCGGCGTCCGCGTCACGCTCGTCAACGCGGGCGACCGGTTCACCGAGCGCGTGCGCCTGCACCAGCTCGCCGCCGGGGAGACCCTGCGCGACCTGCCGCTGCGCGACCTGCTCGCCGGCACCGGCGTCGAGCTCGTCCTCGCCCGCGTGACGGCGATCGACACCGGCGCCCGCGCGGTGCGCCTGGCCGGGGACCTCCCCGACCTCTCCTACGACACGCTGGTCTACGCCCTCGGCAGCGGCGCCGACCTCGACGCGGTGCCCGGCGCCGCCGAGCACGCCCACGCCGTCGCCGCACCGGACCAGGCCGGGCGGCTGCGCGCCCGCATGGCGGAGGCGGCCACGGTCGCCGTGGTCGGCGGCGGCCTGACCGGCATCGAGTCCGCCGCCGAGCTGGCCGAGGCCCACCCCGGGGTCAAGGTGCGGCTGGTGACCGGCGGCGTCCTCGGCGAGGGGCTGTCCCGGCGCGGACGGGGGCACGTGCGGCGCGTGTTCGCCCGGCTCGGCGTCGAGGTCCGCGAGCACGCCGAGGTCGCCGAGGTGCGCGCCGACGGCCTGGTCCTCCAGGACGACGAGCATCTCGCCGCCGACACCGTGGTCTGGACGACCGGCTTCCGCGTCCAGGACCTGGCCCGGGAGGCCGGGATCGCCGTGGACGAGCGGGGCCGCGTACGCGTCGACGCCACGCTGCGCTCGGTGTCCCACCCGGACGTCTACGGCGCCGGCGACGCGGCGGCCGTGCGGGGGCCGGGCGGGCGTGAGCTGCGCATGGCCTGCGCCACCGGCATCCCCACCGGCCAGACGGCCGCGCGCGCCATCGCCGCCCGGCTCGCCGGGCGGGAGGCCAGGCCGCTGCGCTTCCGCTTCTTCAACCAGTGCGTGAGCCTCGGCCGGCACGACGCGCTGGTCCAGTTCGTGCGCGCCGACGACACCCCGCGCGAGGCCGTGCTCACCGGCCGCCTGGCCGCCCTCTACAAGGAGGGCATCGTCCGCGGCACGATCATCGCGATGCGCCACCCCGCGGTCCCGTCCTCCCTGTGACCCCCGCACGCCGCGCCGGACGACCGGGGGCGGCCCGCGCCGCCCCCATCCCGCCTCCGCTCAGGCGGGGTGGGACAGGCCCTGGCCGAGGCCGCCGTCCACCGCGAGATCCGCGCCGGTGGTGAAGGTGGCCTCGAAGGCCAGGAACAGGACCGCGGCGGCGACCTCCTCGCTGGTGCCGTGCCGGCGCATCGGGGTGACGGCGTCCCCGAGCCGTTCGAACGCGGCGCGCTCCTCCTCGGTGGCGTCCACGGCGCCGAGCGTGGGCGTCCTGATGAAGCCCGGGCTCACGGTGTTCACCCGGACGCCGCGCGGCAGCAGCTCGGCGGCGAACACCTGGGCGAACGACCGCAGCGCGGCCTTGGTGCCCGAGTAGACGCTCATGCCGGGGGTGCCGGAGCCCACCGTGACCGAGGTGGTCAGCACGAACGACCCGCCGTCCCTGACCAGCGGGGCGAGGCGGCGCATGGTGAAGTACGCCCCTTTGGTGTTGACGTCGAACTGCCGGTCGTAGTCGTCCTCGGTGACGTCCTGAAAGGGGTGCAGGGTGGCGACCCCGGCGTTGACGAACACCAGGTCCACCCGGCCGAGCCGTTCCCCGGCGAGCGCGGCCAGGGCGTCGATGTCGCCGAGGTCGGCGGTGTCGGAGCGCACGACGTGCGCGCCGGGTCCGAGCTCCTCTCGCGCCGCCCGCAGGTTGTCCTCGTTGCGGCCGGTCACCACGACCCGCGCGCCGCCCGCCACCAGCGCCTTGGCCGTGGCGAGGCCGATGCCGATCGTGCCGCCGGTGATGACGGCCGTCCTGCCACTGTACGGGGGAGGGGTATGCGTGATCGCGGGCATGCGGGCTCCGTTTCTCGTCGGGGGGATGACGCGACGTGGCGCGGCGGCGGTGCGCCGCCGGCCTCCGGTCGCACGGGCAAGCCTCGTGGCCGCCGCCGGAACCGGCAAGTACCTACTATTTTGTGCGGTACCCACCTACCGGTCAGTTAGGACGGTCACGCATGTCGAGACAGCCCTACGCGTGCGGCCTGGACGCCGCCGTCGACGTCATGGGCGGCAAGTGGAAGGCGCGCATCCTGTGGCGGCTCAGCGAGGGCACGCGGCGCTTCGGGGAGCTCAGGCGCGACATCCCCGGCATCAGCGAGAAGATGCTGATCCAGCAGCTGCGCGAGATGGAGGCGCACGGGCTGGTGCGCCGCGAGATCCACCGGCAGGTCCCGCCCAAGGTGGAGTACTCGCTCACCGGGTTCGGGGCGTCGCTGAACGCCGCGCTGGAACCGCTCGGCGAGTGGGGGCACGCCCACATGGAGCGCATCGCCGCCGCGCAGGAGTCCCTGGAACAGGAGAGGGCGAGGCCGCGCGGCGCGCGGCCGTAGCCCGGGTCAGGACACGGGCGTGGAGGCGGACTCCACCGGCGCGCGGCGCCGGCCGAGCGTGCCCGCGAGCAGCAGCACCGCGACCATGAGCACCGTCACCACGCCGAACGACACCGGCAGGCTGGTCTGGGCGGCGATGCCGCCGATCGCGCTCGGCGCGATGAAACCGGAGCTGTAGCTGAGCGTGGCCACCCCGGCCACGCCTTCGCTCGGCGTGCGCGCGGCGTTGCCGGCCGCGGCGAAGGCCAGCGGCACCACCACGGCCACGCCCAGCCCGATCAGCATGAAGCCGGCGACGGCGGGGACCGGGGAGCGGGCGAGGACGACGAGCACCCCGCCGAGCGCCGCGAGCAGCCCGCTGATCCGTACGGTCACGACGGCCCCGAGGCGCCGGACCACCATGTCGCCGGACAGCCGCCCCACCGCCATGGTGAGCGCGAACGCCGTGTAGCTCATCGCCGCCAGGCCCGGCGACGCTCCCGCCACGTCCCTGAGGTAGACGGCGCTCCAGTCCGCGCCCGCGCCCTCGCCGAAGACCGCGCAGAAGCCGATCAGGCCGAGCAGCAGCACCGAGCGGGACGGCAGCACGAAGTGCGCGGGGGCCTCCTGGTCGTCGCGCGGGCGCACGTCCAGCAGGTGGCGGCCGATGACCAGGCCGACGGCGAGGAGCACCGCGGCCGTGACGCCGAGGTGGATCCGGGCGTCGACCCCGAAGTGCGCGGCCAGCGTGCCCGCCGCCCCGCCCGCCAGGCCGCCGACGCTCCACATGCCGTGCAACCCCGACATGATCGAGCGGCCCATGCGCTGCTCGACCACGACGCCCTGCTCGTTCATGCCGACGTCGCACATGCCCGCCGACGCGCCGAACACCAGCAGCGTCACCCACAGCACGCCGAGGTCGGGCGCCACCGCGGGGAGCGCGAGCATCACCGACCACAGGGCGAGCAGCACGCGGGTGGCGGGGCGGTTGCCGAAGCGGTGGATGACCCGGCCGGCCATCGGCATCGCGATCAGCGACCCGACGGCCGGGGCGAGCAGCGCCAGGCCCAGCTCGCCGGGACCGGCCTGCACGTGGTCCTGGATCCAGGGGATGCGGGTGGCGAAGGAGCCGCTCACGGCGCCATGGACGGCGAAGGTCATCGCGACGGCCACGCGGGCTCGTCTCAGCGCGCGTGAGTCCACGGCACCGAACCTAACAGAAAAGACGTTTCCGATCACTTGCTCGCGAATGGGAAGGGCGGCGCCGGGGCCGCGTCCACGAGGGCGGCCCCGGCGCCCAGACCTAGCGGCCCACGCCGGCGCGGCTGCCCTCCTCGGACGGCGTCGCGTCCAGGTGGTGGCGCAGCCGCTCTCCTTCGATGTCGAGGTCGGGCAGGGCCCGGTCCAGGGGACGGGGCAGCCACCACGCGGCGCGGCCGAGCAGCGACATCACCGCGGGCACCAGCGTCATGCGGACCACGAACGCGTCGATGAACACGCCGACGGCCAGCGCGAACCCGATCGACTTGATGATCGGGTCGGAGGTGAACACGAACCCGGCGAACACCGAGATCATGATCAGCGCGGCGGCCGTCACCACGCGGGCGTTCTCGCCGAGGCCGTTGATCGTGGCCTGCCGCGCGGTGTCGCCGTGCACGTAGTCCTCGCGCATCTTGGACACCAGGAACACCTCGTAGTCCATGGCCAGGCCGAACAGGATGCCGATGAGGATGATGGGAAGGAAGCTGACCAGCGGTCCGGGGGTGTCCACGCCGACCAGGTTCGCCAGCCGTCCGTCCTGGAACACCGCCACGGTGACGCCGAAGGTGGAGCCGACGGTCAGCAGGAACCCGGCCGCGGCCTTGAGCGGCACCAGCAGCGAGCGGAACACCAGCATCAGCAGCAGGACCGACAGGCCCACCACGATGATCAGGTAGACGGGCAGGGCGTCGGCGAGCTTGGCGGAGATGTCGATGCCGACCGCCGTGGTGCCGGTCAGCGAGACCTCCGCCCCCCGGACGCCGGTCAGCTTCGCGCGGATGGCGTGGACGGTGTCCTCGGTGGCGGCGTCGGTCGGGCCGGTCG
The Sphaerisporangium krabiense genome window above contains:
- a CDS encoding MFS transporter, whose amino-acid sequence is MDSRALRRARVAVAMTFAVHGAVSGSFATRIPWIQDHVQAGPGELGLALLAPAVGSLIAMPMAGRVIHRFGNRPATRVLLALWSVMLALPAVAPDLGVLWVTLLVFGASAGMCDVGMNEQGVVVEQRMGRSIMSGLHGMWSVGGLAGGAAGTLAAHFGVDARIHLGVTAAVLLAVGLVIGRHLLDVRPRDDQEAPAHFVLPSRSVLLLGLIGFCAVFGEGAGADWSAVYLRDVAGASPGLAAMSYTAFALTMAVGRLSGDMVVRRLGAVVTVRISGLLAALGGVLVVLARSPVPAVAGFMLIGLGVAVVVPLAFAAAGNAARTPSEGVAGVATLSYSSGFIAPSAIGGIAAQTSLPVSFGVVTVLMVAVLLLAGTLGRRRAPVESASTPVS
- a CDS encoding NAD(P)/FAD-dependent oxidoreductase is translated as MSPHIVVLGAGYSGLVAAKLLAAESGVRVTLVNAGDRFTERVRLHQLAAGETLRDLPLRDLLAGTGVELVLARVTAIDTGARAVRLAGDLPDLSYDTLVYALGSGADLDAVPGAAEHAHAVAAPDQAGRLRARMAEAATVAVVGGGLTGIESAAELAEAHPGVKVRLVTGGVLGEGLSRRGRGHVRRVFARLGVEVREHAEVAEVRADGLVLQDDEHLAADTVVWTTGFRVQDLAREAGIAVDERGRVRVDATLRSVSHPDVYGAGDAAAVRGPGGRELRMACATGIPTGQTAARAIAARLAGREARPLRFRFFNQCVSLGRHDALVQFVRADDTPREAVLTGRLAALYKEGIVRGTIIAMRHPAVPSSL
- a CDS encoding MarR family winged helix-turn-helix transcriptional regulator; the encoded protein is MSTPAPSRTVRDLTGMLAHAAHVMTTRLTAALAEIGSSPRAHCVLFHAMEAERTQIQIAEMTDLDKTTMVVTVDELEREGLAERRPSTTDRRARIVAVTPLGEENVRRGQEIVDRVHAEVLGFLPEDQRQGFVDALARLVDGELAKPVECDRPVRRPRQSRK
- a CDS encoding DHA2 family efflux MFS transporter permease subunit; this encodes MSTSARSRTLALAILCAGMLMIVLDGVIVTVALPAMQRDLGFTPSGLTWTVNAYMIAFGGSLLLAGRLGDLVGRRHVFVAGLAIFSAASALCGLASGPEMLIAVRFLQGLGGAMASAVSLGMIVTLYPEPAGRAKAFGAFSFVGAGGASLGQVLGGVLTQGLSWHWIFFVNVPIGVLAIVLAVRVLPADRGLGLRAGADLLGAALVTAGLMLGVYTIVEAGGRGWASAHTLGFGAVSAVLLTAFVVRQARAEKPLLPLRVFASRNVTGANVIQALMVSALFSFQVLIALYMQNVLGYSAGETGLAMLPCAAAIAVVTLLVAAPLIARFGERRVLVAGLALLTVGIGLLTRLPAADARYVTDLLPTMLSGAGFGLAITALTTLAMSAARPDDAGLASGLFNTTQQVGGAVGLAVLGTIAAASTDTALAGGAERAAALTGGFHLAFTVATGLLLASLVLALTVLRGAPPAAAPADAPAPETARA
- a CDS encoding SDR family oxidoreductase → MPAITHTPPPYSGRTAVITGGTIGIGLATAKALVAGGARVVVTGRNEDNLRAAREELGPGAHVVRSDTADLGDIDALAALAGERLGRVDLVFVNAGVATLHPFQDVTEDDYDRQFDVNTKGAYFTMRRLAPLVRDGGSFVLTTSVTVGSGTPGMSVYSGTKAALRSFAQVFAAELLPRGVRVNTVSPGFIRTPTLGAVDATEEERAAFERLGDAVTPMRRHGTSEEVAAAVLFLAFEATFTTGADLAVDGGLGQGLSHPA
- the sigJ gene encoding RNA polymerase sigma factor SigJ: MTKLDRFTASRPRLLGLAYRMLGEAAEAEDVVQDAYLRWEKSGEVAVPDAWLTKVVTNLCLNRLTSARARRECYVGTWLPEPVPTGDGALGPLETVEQRESLSFGMLLLLERLTPPERAAFVLREAFGHGHREIAEILDVDEAHARQLYHRARAHVGEPRKRFTTTPEETTRILERFLAAAARGDVAALERMLAEDAVSWADGGGKAPAAPHPIAGRLRVLRFVLGVARRLIKERAEASIAMVNGGPALLSWHQGTLIALTVPEFADGRVTALRTITNPDKLAYVAARTR
- a CDS encoding winged helix-turn-helix transcriptional regulator, which encodes MSRQPYACGLDAAVDVMGGKWKARILWRLSEGTRRFGELRRDIPGISEKMLIQQLREMEAHGLVRREIHRQVPPKVEYSLTGFGASLNAALEPLGEWGHAHMERIAAAQESLEQERARPRGARP
- a CDS encoding MFS transporter; translation: MAEPDVTGTTARAGRKEWIGLAVLVLPCLLVSMDLSVLFLALPFISADLTPTGTQQLWMMDIYGFVLAGMLITMGALGDRIGRRRLLIAGAGAFGAASVAAAYSGSAEALIAARALLGLAGATLMPSTMALIRTMFHDPLQRKSAIAIWTGGMTGGAVIGPIVGGFLMEHYWWGSAFLVNVPAMALLLVLGPVLLPEFRVPAPGRFDVSGALLSLAAVIAVIYGVKETAVGGVAPLPLLCLGGGLLLGAVFLHRQRRAAAPLIEPALLRHRTSGTSLAVNIVVMFGFIGGSLHTNQYLQLVLDMRPFAAALWSLAVVPAIVAGVTLSGTLARRTRPGHALAVGLFVAAGGSLLLAALRADSPLWLFVTAVSALASGVLMAATLTADMILTAAPPERAGAASALSETSTEFGGALGMAVLGSVGAAVYGGRMAEPSIQGLSPEAAEAAGGTLAAAVAEAARVSGPAGDALLRAARDAFTQGMNVTAAAGAVVMAAAAVLAMVLLRRVEPGTAARTASSAEPAGPAVRA